In one window of Musa acuminata AAA Group cultivar baxijiao chromosome BXJ3-2, Cavendish_Baxijiao_AAA, whole genome shotgun sequence DNA:
- the LOC103991180 gene encoding uncharacterized protein LOC103991180: protein MADAMKQILTKPIQLADQVSKWAGDAQTNKQECLELKARADKLAALLRQAARTELYERPARRIMDDTEQVLGKALALVDRCRNRSLVHRVFSITPGAAFVKMCTQIDNSVADVSWLLRVSAPAGDDDDDGGLLHGLCPIAQNEPILTLIWSNIATLHTGQPDARSEAAAALVSLARDNQHFAKLIIEEDGVAPLLRLLKDGKAEGQENAARALGLLGRDSESVDYLVAAGVCSAFAKVLKDGPMKVQAVVAWAVAELAANNPNCQDVFSKNNVVRLLVGHLAFETVEEHSKYSVSSKAMSIHSVVLANKAAASASPLDDGNERTPFPHPDRAQGQSKSNQFHSVVQSTVASAKSSKAAQNQNSTSTGSATVPWKPHQHSLSGSGNRAREMEDPSTKANMKAMAAKALWQLAKGNADICRIITESRALLCFAVLLEKGAGDVRCNSAMALMEIARVAEHSADLRRSAFKPNSPASKAVIDQFLQIVEKGDYNDLLLPSVTALGCLSRTFRATETRIIAPLVRLLDEKEMAVMRESVIALTKFACTENYLNINHSQAIIDAGGARHLIQLVYLGEQVQIEALILLCYIAKHVPDSQELADAQVLNTLSWASKQAHLVQDLRVDELLPEAMTGLELYQSRKL, encoded by the coding sequence ATGGCAGACGCGATGAAGCAGATCCTGACCAAGCCAATCCAGCTGGCGGACCAAGTAAGTAAGTGGGCGGGCGACGCCCAGACGAACAAGCAGGAGTGCTTGGAGCTGAAGGCCCGGGCGGACAAACTCGCGGCCTTACTCCGGCAGGCCGCCCGCACCGAGCTCTACGAGCGCCCTGCCCGCCGCATCATGGACGATACAGAGCAGGTCCTCGGCAAGGCCCTGGCCCTCGTCGACCGATGCCGCAACCGCAGCCTCGTGCACCGCGTCTTCAGCATCACGCCCGGCGCCGCCTTCGTCAAGATGTGCACCCAAATCGACAATTCCGTCGCCGATGTCTCCTGGCTCCTCCGCGTCTCCGCGCCGGCtggggacgacgacgacgatggcggCCTGCTCCACGGCCTGTGCCCCATCGCCCAGAACGAGCCCATCCTCACCCTCATCTGGAGCAACATCGCCACGCTCCACACCGGTCAACCTGACGCCCGATCCGAGGCGGCGGCCGCACTCGTCTCCCTCGCCCGCGACAACCAGCACTTCGCCAAGCTCATCATCGAGGAGGACGGCGTCGCTCCCCTCCTACGACTCCTGAAGGATGGCAAGGCCGAGGGGCAAGAGAACGCCGCCCGCGCCCTCGGCCTCCTCGGCCGCGATTCGGAGAGCGTCGACTACCTCGTGGCCGCTGGGGTCTGCTCCGCGTTTGCCAAGGTCCTCAAGGACGGACCCATGAAGGTCCAGGCCGTTGTCGCGTGGGCTGTCGCCGAGCTCGCCGCCAACAATCCCAATTGCCAGGACGTCTTCTCTAAGAACAACGTTGTCCGCCTTCTCGTCGGCCACCTCGCCTTCGAGACCGTCGAAGAGCACAGCAAATACTCCGTGTCGTCCAAGGCGATGTCCATCCACTCCGTCGTCCTCGCCAACAAGGCCGCCGCGTCTGCTTCCCCCCTCGACGACGGCAACGAACGGACTCCGTTCCCGCATCCTGACCGTGCACAAGGCCAGTCCAAAAGCAATCAATTCCATTCCGTAGTGCAATCCACAGTGGCCTCCGCCAAGTCCAGCAAAGCCGCCCAGAACCAAAACAGCACCAGCACCGGTAGCGCAACCGTGCCCTGGAAGCCCCATCAGCATTCTTTGTCGGGGTCCGGCAACAGGGCGAGGGAAATGGAGGACCCCAGCACCAAAGCCAACATGAAGGCCATGGCGGCCAAGGCCCTGTGGCAGCTCGCCAAGGGCAACGCCGACATCTGCAGGAtcatcaccgagtcccgggccctCCTCTGCTTCGCGGTGCTCCTGGAGAAAGGCGCAGGAGATGTTCGATGCAATTCTGCAATGGCATTGATGGAAATCGCTCGCGTGGCCGAGCACAGTGCGGACCTGCGGAGGTCCGCGTTCAAGCCCAATTCCCCGGCATCCAAGGCGGTCATCGACCAGTTTCTGCAAATCGTCGAGAAGGGGGATTACAACGACCTGCTCTTACCCAGCGTCACGGCGTTGGGCTGCTTGTCGAGGACGTTCCGAGCGACCGAGACGCGGATCATCGCTCCTCTGGTCCGCTTGCTCGACGAGAAGGAGATGGCTGTCATGAGAGAGTCAGTGATCGCGCTCACCAAGTTTGCTTGCACCGAGAATTATCTGAACATTAACCATTCCCAGGCTATCATCGACGCCGGAGGTGCGAGGCACCTGATCCAGCTAGTGTACCTGGGAGAGCAGGTGCAGATCGAGGCTTTGATCCTCCTGTGCTACATTGCCAAGCATGTGCCTGACAGCCAGGAACTCGCGGACGCCCAGGTGCTCAACACGCTTTCCTGGGCTTCCAAGCAGGCGCACCTGGTGCAGGACTTGCGGGTGGACGAACTGTTGCCGGAGGCCATGACCGGATTGGAGCTCTACCAGTCCCGAAAGCTCTAA